CATAATCAAAGGCCTCTTCATAATGACCCTCCTCGATCTTAGTAAAAAATTTGTTGGCAGAATTCCTTGGACTGCCTGGTCCCATATTCAGGTATAAGGAAATCAAGATCATTGTTAAAAGAACTAGAAACCCCCACTTTATTAGTTTCATGCACATACCCTCCTCATTTATATCCCATCTATCATTATTGGACGATTAGTTGCAATTATTAGTTTCAGTTTTATTGCTTTCAAAATTAAAGGTATACTAAATAGAAAAAGGCTGTGATTTTCGGTGTGTTTAATTCTATTTTCGTACAACACTCATCCAACCTACAAATTAATTGTTGCTGCAAACCGAGATGAGTTTTACGAAAGACCTACTGCACCCGCTCATTTTTGGAAGGATAACTCAATGATACTTGCGGGCCGAGACCTTAAAGCGATGGGTACTTGGATGGGTGTAAGTACAACCGGGCGTTTTGCAGCATTGACAAATTATCGTGACCCTATGGAGGATACAGCAGGGAAACGCTCCCGTGGCGATCTAGTATCCTATTTTCTAAATACATCCATCTCTTCAAAGCAGTATATGGAAAGGATCGCTATGGAACGTAGGAAGTACCCTGGATTTAATTTTATTGCATACGATTCCAATAAACTTTTCTACTATTCAAATATTGAAAATAAGATTAAACAACTTGAGTCTGGAATCTATGGTGTAAGTAATCATTTATTAGATACCGAATGGCCAAAGGTGACACGTGGCAAAGAGGGATTAGCAAGAATTAGCAACCAAGATACCGATTCAATGGTTGAAGATCTTTTTATGCTCTTACAAAATACTGATCCAGTTCCTGATCAACTTCTTCCAACTACAGGTGTATCACTAGAGTGGGAACGAAGGCTTTCTCCATTGTTTATTATCAGCGGCGAAGGCTATGGTACAAGATGCTCTACTGTTTTATTAATGACTGACAAAGAGATACAGTACATAGAGCGAACTTATTCAACGTCCGGAGTAAGCGATCAGAACTATACGATTAAACGATAAGTGGGGTCTAACAACCCTACTTCTATTTTTTATCCTTCTCTAGAAGTTCTATAATTCGATCAAGCTTTTGCTCAATCTGTGAGCTTTGCTGTTCATTAGATCTCTGATTTTTGAAGAGTGATCTTACAAATGCTCCGATAGATACAAAAAATAAGATAACTAATAAAAAAATGATTAGTTGAAATACGATTTCTGTGATGTTCAATTATAACAACCTCTCTATAAAATAATTAGTCCCTATCTTGCATAAATCTCATCCATTTTTTTTGCTTCGTATTAACAAATAGGTACCCGATAAATGAAACACCCATTATTCCTGAGGATATTTGTATAATTGGTAAATGGTTAATGGCCAATCCAAGGAAGCTTCCACCTACTCCCGCTAAACCGAAGTAGGATAATTGCTTCTTATAATTTTCAAACACGGTAAAGCGAAACTGTCTTCTCTGCTCATTTTCTTTTAAGTTCTCCATTCGGTTTGGCAGATCTAGAAACTCTCCTACAGAGTGAAGAACCTTGAATAGAGGTTGTGATTGTACCCATTGCCATAGGAACGTCCATTTATTTGAGCCTTGTGTTTTCAGCCAGTCTGTTAATACAGGTTTAAATAAGTCGACTAACTCCTCATCAGGAGCTATGGAGAGTAGCATACCCTCAATTGTTACATAAGATCGACCTAAGAAAACAAACCGAGTCGGAACTTGAATGGGTAGTGTATGTACAATATC
The DNA window shown above is from Cytobacillus luteolus and carries:
- a CDS encoding DUF4083 family protein; its protein translation is MNITEIVFQLIIFLLVILFFVSIGAFVRSLFKNQRSNEQQSSQIEQKLDRIIELLEKDKK
- a CDS encoding NRDE family protein, with the protein product MCLILFSYNTHPTYKLIVAANRDEFYERPTAPAHFWKDNSMILAGRDLKAMGTWMGVSTTGRFAALTNYRDPMEDTAGKRSRGDLVSYFLNTSISSKQYMERIAMERRKYPGFNFIAYDSNKLFYYSNIENKIKQLESGIYGVSNHLLDTEWPKVTRGKEGLARISNQDTDSMVEDLFMLLQNTDPVPDQLLPTTGVSLEWERRLSPLFIISGEGYGTRCSTVLLMTDKEIQYIERTYSTSGVSDQNYTIKR